From one Catenuloplanes nepalensis genomic stretch:
- a CDS encoding DUF3107 domain-containing protein: protein MEVKIGVQYAPRELVLESGQTPDEVEKVVTEAINGDGVLTLTDEKGRKVIVPVTKVAYVEIAEASQRSVGFTAR from the coding sequence GTGGAGGTCAAGATCGGCGTCCAGTACGCGCCGCGCGAGCTCGTGCTGGAGAGCGGACAGACGCCGGACGAGGTCGAAAAGGTCGTGACCGAGGCGATCAACGGCGACGGTGTCCTCACCCTCACCGACGAGAAGGGCCGCAAGGTCATTGTCCCGGTGACGAAGGTCGCCTACGTGGAGATCGCGGAGGCCAGCCAGCGCTCGGTCGGCTTCACCGCCCGCTGA
- a CDS encoding alpha/beta fold hydrolase: MKCALLADESALSRSEPPPPWPARQISLGGRSMQVRETLGTSVDAEPALYVHGLGGSAQNWTDLAGLLSARLDGLALDLPGFGYSDPVPRYTIAAFADLLIRLIEETGRGPVHLVGNSLGGVISVRAAAVRPDLIRTLTLITPAMPFLDPRRTLQAPVVPFLALPGADRLAARRFAQLRPTLTRSVLTACYADPARMSEQRWREALEESEMRFTEHYASAYVGTMRGLVGSFLRAYLPGANSLWRLASAVTAPTLVIGGDRDRLVDTRVPAQVARVIPDSRLMVLEGVGHVPMMEMPETVARAILGLVDEAKAPSRAG; encoded by the coding sequence ATGAAGTGTGCGTTACTCGCGGATGAATCCGCGCTGTCCCGATCGGAACCTCCACCGCCCTGGCCCGCCCGGCAGATCTCACTGGGCGGGCGATCCATGCAGGTCAGAGAAACTCTCGGGACCTCCGTCGACGCCGAGCCCGCGCTCTACGTGCACGGCCTCGGCGGCTCCGCCCAAAACTGGACCGACCTGGCCGGCCTGCTCTCCGCACGCCTGGACGGGCTCGCGCTCGACCTGCCCGGCTTCGGCTACAGCGACCCGGTCCCGCGCTACACGATCGCCGCGTTCGCGGACCTGCTGATCCGGCTGATCGAGGAGACCGGCCGCGGCCCGGTGCACCTGGTCGGCAACTCGCTCGGCGGGGTCATCTCGGTGCGCGCCGCCGCTGTCCGGCCCGACCTGATCCGTACGCTCACGCTGATCACGCCCGCGATGCCGTTCCTGGACCCGCGCCGCACGCTGCAGGCGCCGGTGGTGCCGTTCCTGGCGCTGCCCGGGGCGGACCGGCTGGCCGCGCGCCGCTTCGCTCAGCTCCGGCCGACGCTGACGCGGTCGGTGCTCACCGCCTGCTACGCGGATCCGGCCCGGATGTCCGAGCAGCGGTGGCGCGAGGCGCTGGAGGAGTCGGAGATGCGCTTCACGGAGCACTACGCCAGCGCGTACGTGGGCACGATGCGCGGGCTGGTCGGCAGTTTCCTCCGGGCGTACCTGCCGGGTGCGAACTCGCTCTGGCGGCTGGCGTCCGCGGTTACCGCGCCCACGCTGGTGATCGGCGGCGACCGGGACCGGCTGGTGGACACGCGGGTCCCGGCGCAGGTCGCGCGGGTGATCCCGGACAGCCGGCTGATGGTGCTGGAGGGTGTCGGGCACGTGCCGATGATGGAGATGCCGGAGACCGTCGCGCGGGCGATTCTGGGCCTGGTGGACGAGGCGAAAGCGCCTTCTCGGGCGGGTTAA
- a CDS encoding ferritin-like fold-containing protein produces MVELLGLVAFGELLAFERMARDAALAPDLRRRATLGEMAAVEVDGYQRVAARLAELGVDPQAAMAPYVRPVEEYHDATEPKDWLEALTKVYVGDGIADDFLAEVAALLDAPDGGLVRRVLHDGRYAAFAEAELRAAIEEDPKVANRLSMWARRLVGETLSHAQRVAAERASLTELIVTGTGREDGVQKLFQRLTTAHSARMNALDLNN; encoded by the coding sequence GTGGTGGAGCTGCTCGGCCTGGTGGCCTTCGGTGAGCTGCTCGCCTTCGAGCGGATGGCGCGGGACGCCGCGCTCGCCCCCGACCTGCGCCGGCGCGCCACGCTCGGCGAGATGGCCGCGGTGGAGGTGGACGGTTACCAGCGCGTCGCGGCCCGGCTCGCGGAACTCGGCGTGGACCCGCAGGCGGCGATGGCGCCCTACGTGCGCCCGGTCGAGGAATATCACGACGCCACCGAGCCGAAGGACTGGCTGGAGGCGCTGACCAAGGTCTACGTCGGCGACGGCATCGCGGACGACTTCCTGGCCGAGGTGGCCGCGCTGCTCGACGCGCCCGACGGCGGCCTGGTCCGGCGGGTGCTGCACGACGGCCGTTACGCCGCGTTCGCGGAGGCGGAGCTGCGCGCCGCGATCGAGGAGGACCCCAAGGTCGCGAACCGGCTCTCCATGTGGGCCCGGCGGCTGGTCGGCGAGACGCTCTCGCACGCGCAGCGGGTCGCGGCCGAGCGGGCGTCGCTGACCGAGCTGATCGTCACCGGCACCGGGCGCGAGGACGGCGTGCAGAAGCTCTTCCAGCGGCTCACCACGGCGCACTCGGCCCGGATGAACGCGCTCGACCTGAACAACTGA
- a CDS encoding TetR/AcrR family transcriptional regulator codes for MTAASGGAQTAGRPTRLPRSARRKQLLAAAQQVFVAQGYHAAAMDDIAERAGVSKPVLYQHFPGKLELYLALLDTHCEAIVAKVQAAMRATPDNKERVQGAVTAYFDFVDHESEAFRLVFASDLRNEPAVRERVDRVEKGCIAALTDTIISDTGVNRAHAELLASGLVGAAETAAQFWLANGRQIPKQEAESLLTTLLWRGIASFPLQGDSAPDPAR; via the coding sequence ATGACCGCAGCGTCGGGGGGCGCCCAAACGGCGGGACGGCCGACGCGTCTGCCGCGCTCCGCGCGCCGCAAGCAGTTGCTCGCCGCCGCGCAGCAGGTCTTCGTCGCCCAGGGTTACCACGCGGCCGCGATGGACGACATCGCCGAGCGTGCCGGCGTCTCCAAGCCGGTCCTCTACCAGCACTTCCCGGGCAAGCTCGAGCTCTACCTGGCGCTGCTGGACACGCACTGTGAGGCGATCGTCGCGAAGGTGCAGGCGGCGATGCGCGCCACGCCGGACAACAAGGAGCGCGTGCAGGGCGCCGTCACCGCGTACTTCGACTTCGTCGACCACGAGAGCGAGGCGTTCCGCCTGGTCTTCGCGTCCGACCTGCGCAACGAGCCGGCCGTGCGGGAGCGCGTGGACCGCGTCGAGAAGGGCTGCATCGCGGCGCTGACCGACACCATCATCTCGGACACCGGTGTCAACCGAGCGCACGCCGAGCTGCTCGCCTCCGGCCTGGTCGGGGCCGCGGAGACCGCCGCGCAGTTCTGGCTGGCCAACGGCCGCCAGATCCCCAAGCAGGAGGCGGAGTCACTGTTGACCACCCTGCTCTGGCGCGGCATCGCGAGCTTCCCGCTCCAGGGTGATTCCGCGCCCGATCCGGCCCGGTGA